In Marivivens aquimaris, one genomic interval encodes:
- a CDS encoding M3 family oligoendopeptidase: MKLPSPVFDANATGGKDLGDLPEWDLTDLYPSEDSAELKRDMDWLEQECASFAADYEGKLATLSAAELLTAVQRNEKISEIAGRIMSFAGLRYYQITTDAGRAKFISDCQDKITGYTTPLVFWSLEFNRIEDEHYNKLMSENIELSRYKPVLDRMRAMKPYQLSDELEKFLHDNSVVGATAWNKLFDETIAGLTFNIDGEEKNIEATLDLLSEQDRAEREKGARELARVFGANIKTFARVHNTLAKEKEIEDRWRGMESPQMSRHLANHVEPEVVEALRTAVVNAYPRLSHRYYRLKAKWLGLDTLQVWDRNAPLPMETNRTVKWDEAEKIVMDAYGAFDPRMSQLAEPFFNKGWIDAAVKPGKAPGAFAHPTVTTVHPYVMLNYLGKPRDVMTLAHELGHGVHQVLAAKQGEFLSDTPLTLAETASVFGEMLTFRKLLAGAKSDTERKVLLAGKVEDMINTVVRQIAFYDFECKLHDARKQGELTPDDINALWMSVQGESLGDVFEFMPGYETFWAYIPHFVHSPFYVYAYAFGDSLVNALYASYEQQGEEFKDKYFDLLSAGGSKHHKELLAPFGLDASDPAFWDKGLSMIEGFIEELEAMED, encoded by the coding sequence ATGAAGCTCCCGAGCCCCGTATTCGATGCGAATGCAACCGGCGGCAAGGATCTCGGCGATCTGCCGGAATGGGATCTGACCGACCTTTACCCCTCTGAGGACAGCGCCGAACTCAAGCGCGACATGGACTGGCTGGAGCAGGAATGCGCCTCGTTCGCCGCCGACTACGAAGGCAAGCTGGCGACCCTTAGCGCTGCCGAACTGCTGACCGCGGTCCAGCGCAATGAAAAGATCAGCGAGATCGCAGGGCGCATCATGTCGTTCGCGGGTCTGCGCTACTACCAGATCACCACCGACGCGGGCCGTGCGAAGTTCATTTCGGACTGTCAGGACAAGATCACCGGCTATACCACCCCGCTCGTGTTCTGGAGCCTCGAATTTAACCGCATCGAGGACGAGCACTACAACAAGCTGATGTCCGAAAACATCGAGCTGTCACGCTACAAACCTGTGCTCGACCGTATGCGCGCGATGAAGCCCTACCAGCTGTCAGACGAACTGGAGAAGTTCCTCCACGACAACTCCGTCGTTGGCGCGACCGCTTGGAATAAGCTGTTTGACGAGACCATCGCCGGCCTGACGTTCAACATCGACGGCGAAGAAAAGAACATCGAGGCGACGCTTGATCTGCTGTCCGAACAGGACCGCGCCGAACGTGAAAAAGGTGCGCGCGAACTGGCCCGCGTCTTTGGCGCGAACATCAAAACCTTTGCCCGCGTCCACAACACGCTCGCCAAGGAAAAAGAGATCGAGGATCGCTGGCGCGGCATGGAAAGCCCGCAGATGTCCCGCCACCTCGCCAACCATGTCGAGCCGGAAGTGGTCGAGGCGCTGCGCACCGCTGTCGTCAACGCCTACCCGCGCCTGTCGCACCGCTACTACCGCCTGAAGGCCAAGTGGCTTGGCCTCGACACGCTTCAGGTTTGGGACCGCAACGCGCCGCTGCCGATGGAAACCAACCGCACCGTCAAATGGGACGAAGCCGAAAAGATCGTCATGGATGCCTACGGTGCCTTCGATCCGCGCATGTCCCAACTAGCAGAGCCGTTTTTCAACAAGGGCTGGATCGACGCTGCCGTGAAGCCCGGCAAGGCTCCGGGCGCCTTCGCGCACCCGACTGTGACCACCGTCCACCCCTACGTGATGCTGAACTACCTCGGCAAACCGCGTGACGTGATGACGCTGGCGCACGAACTGGGCCACGGCGTGCACCAGGTTCTGGCGGCAAAGCAGGGCGAGTTCCTGTCGGACACCCCGCTGACGCTGGCCGAAACTGCTTCGGTCTTCGGCGAGATGCTGACCTTCCGCAAGCTGCTCGCTGGCGCGAAGAGCGACACCGAGCGCAAGGTTCTGCTGGCTGGCAAGGTCGAGGACATGATCAACACGGTTGTCCGTCAGATCGCGTTCTACGACTTCGAGTGCAAGCTACACGACGCCCGCAAGCAGGGCGAACTGACGCCGGACGATATCAACGCGCTGTGGATGTCGGTTCAGGGCGAGAGCCTCGGCGACGTGTTCGAATTCATGCCGGGATACGAGACCTTCTGGGCCTACATCCCGCACTTCGTCCACTCGCCGTTCTACGTCTACGCCTACGCCTTCGGCGACAGCCTCGTGAACGCGCTTTATGCGTCCTACGAACAGCAGGGCGAAGAGTTCAAGGACAAGTACTTCGACCTCCTCTCCGCAGGCGGCTCGAAGCACCACAAGGAACTGCTCGCACCGTTCGGGCTGGACGCTTCGGACCCTGCCTTCTGGGACAAGGGTCTTTCGATGATCGAAGGGTTCATCGAAGAACTCGAAGCGATGGAAGACTAA
- the xseA gene encoding exodeoxyribonuclease VII large subunit, with translation MDLFEEPNDNAHEFSVSEISGAVKKAIEGEFGHVRVRGEVGRVVLARTGHLYFDLKDDRNVLASVSWKGQVARLAHRPEEGMEVIATGRLTTFGPQSKYQLNVEDVRPAGAGALMAMLEKRKAALAAEGLFAAERKQQIPYLPEIIGVVTSPTGAVIRDILHRLRDRFPRKVLVWPVAVQGQGCAQQVANAIEGFNNLTPGGALPRPDLIIVARGGGSIEDLWGFNEEIVVRAAAASQIPLISAVGHETDTTLIDFASDVRAPTPTAAAELAVPVRLELLNWLDNQNARLSRSLVQTIDLRRQRLRDMARALPQKDHLLDGPRQRLDVLSDKLEAGLKNAAARKRLALTEASGHLRPSVLTRLLTDSQRNLNAWDVRLAPALARVAERRREALDARVARLRPQALAQQLARTEEKYDGLTVRLSDVATRAQQARMDRLQSLDRLRETLSYRATLERGYAVVRSEGGVITTAKKAGKAGALEIEFADGRFEVGQAATKPAPKKKDTPPTQGSLF, from the coding sequence ATGGACCTTTTCGAAGAGCCGAACGACAACGCACACGAATTTTCGGTTTCCGAGATCTCGGGGGCGGTGAAGAAAGCCATCGAGGGCGAATTCGGGCATGTGCGTGTACGGGGCGAAGTCGGCCGCGTGGTGCTCGCGCGGACCGGGCATCTGTACTTCGATCTCAAGGATGATCGGAACGTTCTGGCCTCTGTCAGCTGGAAGGGGCAGGTGGCGCGCCTTGCGCATCGGCCCGAAGAAGGGATGGAGGTCATCGCGACGGGCCGCCTGACCACGTTCGGGCCGCAGTCGAAATATCAGCTCAACGTCGAAGATGTGCGCCCTGCCGGTGCCGGTGCGCTTATGGCGATGCTCGAAAAGCGGAAGGCAGCGCTGGCGGCCGAGGGTCTGTTCGCGGCTGAGCGCAAGCAGCAGATCCCGTATCTGCCGGAGATCATCGGCGTCGTAACCTCGCCCACTGGGGCGGTCATTCGCGATATTCTGCACCGTCTGCGCGACCGTTTTCCGCGCAAGGTGCTGGTCTGGCCGGTCGCTGTGCAGGGGCAGGGCTGTGCGCAGCAGGTTGCGAATGCGATTGAAGGGTTCAATAATCTCACCCCCGGCGGTGCGTTGCCGCGTCCGGATCTGATCATCGTGGCCCGTGGTGGCGGCTCCATTGAGGATCTCTGGGGGTTCAACGAAGAGATCGTGGTCCGCGCCGCTGCCGCCTCGCAAATCCCGCTGATTTCCGCGGTCGGTCACGAAACCGATACGACGTTGATCGACTTTGCCTCTGACGTGCGAGCACCGACGCCGACGGCCGCAGCAGAGCTTGCAGTTCCTGTGCGGCTGGAATTGCTGAACTGGCTGGACAATCAGAACGCCCGCCTGTCGCGGTCGCTGGTTCAGACGATCGATCTGCGCCGTCAAAGGCTTCGGGATATGGCGCGTGCGCTGCCGCAGAAGGATCATCTGCTGGATGGGCCTCGTCAGCGGCTCGACGTGCTGTCGGATAAGCTCGAAGCCGGCCTGAAGAATGCCGCTGCCCGCAAGCGACTCGCCCTGACCGAAGCATCGGGGCACCTTCGCCCGTCGGTGCTCACGCGACTGCTGACGGATTCGCAACGTAACCTGAATGCGTGGGATGTGCGCCTTGCCCCTGCTTTGGCACGTGTCGCCGAACGGCGCCGCGAAGCGCTGGACGCGCGCGTTGCTCGTCTGAGGCCGCAGGCGTTGGCGCAGCAGCTTGCCCGAACGGAAGAGAAATACGACGGGCTGACCGTGCGGCTTTCAGACGTTGCCACTCGCGCACAGCAGGCGCGTATGGACCGCCTGCAGTCGCTTGATCGTCTGCGTGAAACGCTTTCGTACCGCGCAACGCTCGAACGCGGCTATGCAGTTGTTCGCAGCGAAGGGGGCGTAATCACTACCGCGAAAAAGGCAGGCAAGGCGGGCGCTCTCGAAATCGAATTTGCCGATGGCCGCTTCGAAGTCGGGCAGGCGGCGACCAAGCCAGCGCCCAAGAAAAAGGATACGCCGCCGACGCAAGGCTCGCTGTTCTGA
- the purD gene encoding phosphoribosylamine--glycine ligase, giving the protein MNILILGSGGREHALAWAVKQNPKCDRLIVAPGNAGIATVAECASLDILDADAVVTFAEENAIDFLIIGPEAPLAAGVADRCRDAGLKVFGPSQAAAQLEASKAFTKAICDAANAPTAAYARFAEAAPAKDYIRQQGAPIVVKADGLAAGKGVIVAMNEQDALDAIDDMFGGEFGSAGAEVVIEEFMEGEEASYFILVDGESVLPIGTAQDHKRVGEGDTGPNTGGMGAYSPAPVLSDDIAQKALNEIVIPTMKEMAKQGMPYQGVLYAGLMIKDGQPRLVEYNCRFGDPECQVLMMRLGGQALDLMLACAEGRLSDVSANWADDHAMTVVMAANGYPGSYEKGTVINGLDALPETSSEYTFHAGTAEKDGSIVATGGRVLNVTARGATLKEAADKAYAMVDQIDWPEGFCRRDIGWRAL; this is encoded by the coding sequence ATGAACATCCTCATCCTCGGTAGCGGCGGGCGTGAACACGCACTGGCGTGGGCCGTCAAACAGAACCCAAAATGTGACCGCCTGATCGTCGCTCCCGGTAATGCGGGCATCGCGACCGTGGCCGAATGCGCATCGCTCGATATCCTCGACGCCGACGCCGTTGTGACCTTCGCCGAAGAAAACGCGATCGATTTTCTGATCATCGGCCCCGAAGCACCGCTGGCCGCTGGCGTTGCCGACCGTTGCCGCGATGCGGGCCTCAAGGTCTTCGGCCCCTCGCAGGCTGCCGCCCAGCTCGAAGCCTCCAAAGCCTTCACCAAAGCGATCTGCGACGCGGCCAACGCCCCGACTGCAGCCTACGCCCGCTTTGCCGAAGCCGCTCCGGCCAAGGACTACATTCGCCAGCAAGGCGCGCCGATCGTCGTCAAAGCAGACGGCCTCGCCGCTGGTAAAGGCGTCATCGTCGCGATGAACGAACAGGACGCGCTCGACGCTATCGACGACATGTTCGGCGGCGAATTCGGCAGCGCAGGCGCCGAGGTGGTGATCGAGGAATTCATGGAAGGCGAAGAGGCCTCCTACTTTATCCTCGTCGACGGCGAGAGCGTCCTGCCCATCGGCACCGCGCAGGACCACAAGCGCGTTGGCGAAGGCGACACCGGCCCGAACACCGGCGGTATGGGCGCCTACTCGCCCGCTCCGGTCCTCTCGGACGACATCGCCCAGAAAGCGCTGAACGAAATCGTCATCCCGACGATGAAGGAAATGGCCAAGCAGGGAATGCCGTATCAGGGCGTCCTCTACGCTGGCCTGATGATCAAGGACGGCCAGCCGCGCCTCGTCGAATACAACTGCCGCTTTGGCGATCCCGAATGTCAGGTCCTGATGATGCGCCTCGGCGGCCAGGCTCTCGACCTCATGCTCGCCTGCGCCGAAGGTCGCCTCTCGGACGTCTCGGCCAACTGGGCTGACGACCACGCGATGACTGTAGTCATGGCTGCGAACGGCTATCCGGGCAGCTACGAAAAAGGCACCGTGATCAACGGCCTCGACGCTCTGCCCGAAACCAGCAGCGAATACACCTTCCACGCCGGCACTGCGGAAAAAGACGGCAGCATCGTCGCAACCGGCGGCCGCGTTCTCAACGTCACCGCCCGCGGTGCCACCCTGAAAGAAGCCGCCGACAAAGCTTATGCGATGGTCGACCAGATCGACTGGCCCGAAGGCTTCTGCCGCCGTGACATCGGCTGGCGCGCCCTCTGA
- a CDS encoding SCP2 sterol-binding domain-containing protein, which yields MSDVVNAAVVALKEKLGNEGFDGSAKFVIEDEGNIVIDGAGVHEGDEDTDVTLTASAETFQEILEGELNPTTAFMSGKLSVDGDMGTAMKLAGVLG from the coding sequence ATGAGCGACGTCGTAAATGCTGCTGTTGTGGCACTGAAAGAGAAACTGGGTAACGAAGGCTTCGATGGTTCGGCCAAGTTCGTGATCGAAGACGAAGGCAATATCGTCATCGACGGCGCTGGGGTCCATGAAGGCGACGAGGACACCGACGTGACCCTGACCGCTTCGGCAGAGACCTTTCAGGAAATCCTCGAAGGCGAACTGAACCCCACCACCGCATTCATGTCGGGCAAGCTCTCGGTCGACGGTGACATGGGCACCGCGATGAAGCTCGCAGGCGTACTGGGCTGA
- a CDS encoding tetratricopeptide repeat protein, whose amino-acid sequence MKPSIKCTVTALVLSVGISLPVSAQTVVLDDLFSQLQSADPTQAMRLVGRIQEEWGKSGSPSVDLLLKRGQDALLLGSIDSAIDHFTAAIDHDPEFAEAYNGRATAYYMADEIGPSIADIRKTLELNPRHFGAMIGFAAILEEIERPEAALEVYREVSALVPADGNVQEAIDRLEKELEGQSL is encoded by the coding sequence ATGAAACCTTCAATCAAATGTACCGTTACGGCACTCGTGTTGTCAGTGGGGATTTCCCTACCGGTTTCAGCGCAGACCGTTGTTCTTGATGACCTTTTTTCGCAGCTGCAATCCGCTGACCCCACGCAGGCAATGCGCCTTGTTGGCCGCATTCAAGAAGAGTGGGGAAAGAGCGGATCGCCGTCTGTCGACCTTCTTTTGAAGCGTGGTCAGGACGCGTTGCTGCTCGGATCGATTGATTCCGCGATCGATCACTTCACCGCTGCGATCGACCACGACCCCGAATTTGCCGAAGCCTACAACGGACGCGCCACCGCATATTACATGGCGGACGAAATCGGGCCGTCGATTGCCGACATTCGCAAGACGCTCGAATTAAATCCGCGTCACTTCGGTGCAATGATCGGATTCGCGGCCATCTTGGAAGAAATCGAACGTCCCGAAGCTGCGCTCGAAGTCTACCGCGAGGTTTCCGCACTGGTGCCAGCGGACGGAAACGTGCAAGAGGCTATCGACCGTCTTGAAAAGGAACTCGAAGGCCAGTCGCTCTGA
- a CDS encoding helicase-related protein, with translation MNTSARITAVLGPTNTGKTHYAIERMLAYRTGIIGLPLRLLAREVYDRIVALRGPSVVALVTGEERIVPDRVQYWVCTVEAMPPGMGCDFLAIDEIQLCADPERGHVFTDRLLNARGTKETVFLGSETMRPAIAAMVPKAQFMKKERFSTLTYSGSKKISRMRPRSAIVSFSVENVYAIAELLRRTKGGAAVVMGALSPRTRNAQVEMYQNGDVDYLVATDAIGMGLNLDIDHVAFSALTKFDGQRVRYLEPDELAQIAGRAGRHMSHGTFGVTGEAHELDEDVVEAIENHTFRPVKKLQWRNSRLQFGSIERLLQTLQERTEDPWLTRVRESDDLAALRNLSQDAEVVARASDGKSVQLLWDVCRIPDFRGISRNEHANLLRDMYNFLHQHGHVPEDWFARQVKRIDRTDGNIDTLSRRLAFVRTWTYVAQRRGWLKDETHWREATRAVEDRLSDALHDALTQRFVDRRTSVLLRRLKQKEGLVAEVNEQGEVTVGGEFVGKLEGFRFRMDKTASADEAKTLRQASVQALAPQFHLRADRFYNAPDTEIDFTDQGGLMWGEHAVGKLVASQDALKPQVVAFVDDEAGEDVAQKVQRRLQHFIDRKIAALFEPLLAMSRDEAMAGLARGFAFRLLENFGIIPRGEVADDVKQLDQDSRGALRKHGVRFGQFTIFMPLLLKPAPTRLRLVLWSLHKNLDDFPDAPPPGLVTIPAARGVPQGFYAMAGYRAAGERAIRIDMLERLADMLRDKDSKNGFEANADMLSITGMTLEQFADLMQGLGYKADKGERAKVKAAAPEVQPAETPTEEPVEQPSEQPAPEGPSETPAETPAEQPAPESPEEMETFFTFTWGGRAQRAAGGNRPQQGQRRGGGDREGGKGGEQRGKGRGPKGKGGKGPRQDKGAKTFEAKPKKEKQIDPDNPFAAALAGFKAK, from the coding sequence ATGAATACGTCCGCGCGCATCACGGCCGTTCTGGGCCCGACCAACACAGGTAAGACCCACTACGCTATCGAACGGATGCTGGCTTACCGGACGGGGATCATCGGCCTTCCGCTCCGCCTTTTGGCCAGGGAAGTCTACGACCGCATCGTCGCGTTGCGCGGCCCCTCGGTCGTGGCGCTGGTGACCGGCGAAGAGCGTATTGTTCCCGACCGCGTGCAATATTGGGTCTGCACCGTCGAGGCGATGCCTCCGGGGATGGGCTGCGATTTCCTTGCTATCGACGAAATCCAGCTTTGTGCCGATCCCGAGCGCGGCCACGTCTTTACCGACCGCCTTCTAAACGCGCGCGGTACGAAAGAGACCGTATTTCTCGGCTCGGAAACTATGCGGCCCGCTATTGCAGCCATGGTTCCCAAAGCGCAGTTCATGAAGAAGGAGCGTTTTTCGACGCTCACCTACTCAGGTTCGAAAAAGATAAGCAGGATGCGCCCGCGCTCGGCCATTGTAAGCTTTTCGGTTGAAAATGTGTATGCCATTGCCGAGCTCTTGCGCCGCACCAAAGGTGGTGCTGCGGTGGTGATGGGCGCTCTGAGCCCGCGTACGCGCAATGCTCAGGTCGAAATGTACCAGAACGGCGACGTGGATTACCTCGTTGCGACCGACGCCATCGGGATGGGCCTCAACCTCGACATCGATCATGTGGCTTTCTCTGCACTGACCAAATTCGACGGCCAGCGGGTCCGCTATCTGGAGCCGGACGAGCTGGCGCAGATCGCCGGACGGGCGGGGCGTCACATGTCCCATGGCACGTTCGGCGTGACCGGCGAGGCGCACGAACTTGACGAAGATGTCGTCGAAGCGATCGAAAACCACACGTTCCGGCCGGTAAAAAAGTTGCAATGGCGCAACAGCCGTCTGCAATTCGGCAGTATCGAAAGATTGCTCCAGACGCTGCAAGAGCGCACCGAAGACCCGTGGCTGACCCGCGTTCGCGAGTCCGATGACCTCGCCGCGCTCCGGAATCTGTCTCAGGATGCGGAGGTTGTCGCACGTGCAAGCGACGGAAAATCCGTGCAACTTCTGTGGGATGTGTGCCGAATACCGGACTTTCGCGGCATTTCGCGTAATGAACACGCCAATTTGCTGCGGGATATGTATAATTTCCTGCATCAGCACGGCCACGTCCCCGAGGACTGGTTTGCACGACAAGTCAAACGCATCGACAGGACCGATGGTAATATCGATACTCTGTCGCGTCGCCTCGCTTTTGTGCGGACGTGGACCTATGTGGCCCAAAGACGCGGGTGGCTGAAAGACGAAACCCATTGGCGTGAAGCGACTCGCGCTGTAGAAGACCGACTGTCAGACGCTCTTCACGATGCGTTGACCCAGAGATTTGTGGACCGGCGGACCAGCGTTCTGCTTCGCCGGCTCAAGCAGAAGGAGGGCCTTGTGGCCGAAGTAAACGAACAAGGTGAAGTAACTGTCGGCGGCGAATTCGTCGGCAAGTTGGAAGGCTTCCGTTTTCGTATGGATAAGACCGCAAGCGCGGACGAGGCAAAAACACTGCGTCAGGCTTCGGTCCAGGCGCTGGCTCCGCAGTTCCATCTGCGTGCAGACCGCTTCTACAACGCGCCGGACACCGAGATCGATTTCACCGATCAAGGCGGCCTGATGTGGGGTGAGCACGCTGTCGGCAAGCTCGTCGCCAGTCAGGATGCTCTGAAGCCGCAAGTCGTCGCATTCGTCGACGATGAGGCCGGTGAGGATGTCGCCCAGAAGGTCCAGCGCCGCCTGCAGCACTTTATCGACCGCAAGATCGCCGCTCTGTTCGAGCCGCTGCTCGCCATGTCGCGTGATGAGGCGATGGCAGGTCTGGCGCGCGGCTTTGCGTTTCGTCTGCTTGAAAACTTCGGCATCATCCCCCGCGGTGAAGTCGCCGACGACGTGAAGCAGCTTGATCAGGACAGCCGCGGCGCACTGCGCAAGCATGGCGTTCGTTTCGGTCAGTTCACCATCTTCATGCCGCTTCTGCTGAAGCCCGCGCCGACCCGTCTGCGTCTGGTGCTGTGGTCGCTGCACAAGAACCTCGACGACTTCCCTGACGCTCCGCCGCCGGGTCTCGTGACCATTCCGGCTGCTCGCGGCGTTCCGCAGGGCTTCTACGCTATGGCCGGTTATCGCGCCGCTGGCGAACGTGCGATCCGTATCGACATGCTCGAGCGCCTCGCCGACATGCTGCGTGACAAGGACAGCAAAAACGGCTTCGAAGCGAATGCCGACATGCTGTCGATCACCGGCATGACCCTCGAACAGTTTGCTGACCTCATGCAGGGCCTCGGCTACAAGGCCGACAAAGGCGAACGTGCTAAGGTCAAAGCTGCCGCTCCCGAGGTTCAACCGGCCGAAACGCCCACTGAAGAGCCCGTAGAGCAGCCGTCCGAACAGCCTGCGCCCGAAGGCCCGAGCGAAACGCCCGCCGAAACTCCGGCAGAGCAGCCCGCGCCCGAGAGCCCCGAAGAGATGGAGACTTTCTTCACCTTCACTTGGGGTGGCCGTGCACAACGCGCCGCTGGCGGCAACCGTCCGCAGCAGGGTCAGCGTCGTGGTGGCGGTGATCGCGAAGGCGGTAAAGGTGGCGAACAGCGCGGCAAAGGCCGTGGACCCAAAGGCAAGGGCGGAAAAGGCCCGCGTCAGGACAAGGGTGCCAAGACCTTTGAAGCCAAGCCCAAAAAAGAGAAGCAGATCGATCCGGATAACCCGTTCGCTGCGGCTCTGGCAGGTTTCAAGGCCAAGTGA
- a CDS encoding alpha/beta hydrolase, producing the protein MTAAPFYSDVAEGPDGGQASWVVTSDGCRIRIGHWTGADVKGTILIFPGRTEYIEKYGRDAAVFLEKGYATVAIDWRGQGIADRLIPNAALGHVESFRDYQHDVAATIRYAEEAGLPRPYFLLGHSMGGCIGLRSLHEGLDVKAAAFSAPMWGIQMAAALRPVAWSISSLSRGIGLSHLLAPGQQIETYLARAEFELNTLTSDRDSFDYMRRQVMEHPDLSLGGPSLQWLNEALVEMKNLHRLPPPHYPTVTFVGTDEQIVCPTRIHRYMERWQGGDLTVIQGGRHEILMEKPETRTMVIDRICAHFDHYAENSFDCSQSEIA; encoded by the coding sequence ATGACTGCCGCACCATTCTATAGTGACGTCGCCGAAGGGCCTGACGGTGGTCAGGCCTCTTGGGTCGTTACGTCGGATGGTTGCCGCATCCGCATCGGGCATTGGACCGGCGCGGATGTGAAAGGCACGATTCTCATCTTCCCCGGTCGTACCGAATACATCGAGAAATACGGCCGCGATGCAGCGGTATTTCTGGAAAAGGGCTATGCGACCGTTGCGATTGACTGGCGCGGTCAGGGGATCGCGGATCGTCTGATCCCGAACGCCGCGCTGGGTCACGTCGAAAGCTTCCGCGACTATCAACATGATGTCGCGGCCACCATCCGCTACGCCGAGGAAGCCGGCCTCCCCCGCCCGTATTTCCTGCTTGGCCACTCGATGGGTGGATGCATTGGTTTGCGTTCACTCCATGAAGGGCTGGACGTCAAGGCGGCTGCGTTCTCCGCGCCGATGTGGGGTATCCAGATGGCGGCCGCGCTGCGCCCTGTGGCGTGGAGCATATCGTCGCTTTCGCGCGGCATCGGCCTCAGCCACCTGCTCGCCCCTGGTCAGCAGATCGAAACTTACCTCGCCCGTGCAGAGTTCGAGCTGAACACGCTGACCTCCGACCGTGACAGCTTCGACTATATGCGCCGTCAGGTGATGGAGCATCCCGATTTGTCGCTCGGCGGCCCGTCGCTGCAGTGGCTCAATGAAGCGCTGGTCGAGATGAAGAACCTGCACCGCCTCCCGCCGCCGCATTATCCGACGGTCACGTTTGTCGGCACCGACGAACAGATCGTCTGCCCGACACGCATCCATCGATATATGGAGCGCTGGCAAGGCGGCGACCTGACCGTCATTCAGGGCGGGCGGCATGAAATCCTGATGGAAAAGCCCGAAACCCGCACGATGGTCATCGACCGTATTTGCGCGCATTTCGATCATTACGCCGAAAATTCGTTCGATTGTTCGCAGAGCGAGATTGCCTGA
- a CDS encoding RNA-binding S4 domain-containing protein, whose amino-acid sequence MTDAPRPTIRVDKWLWHARFFKTRTLAASVVSAGKVRVDGQPISKPARAVGPDNVLTFPQGKEIRVVRIIACGERRGPAPEAQSLYEDRTVWSEKSPTNPSFDGKGRPGKRERRNMASHGQIDDPFSLE is encoded by the coding sequence GTGACGGACGCGCCGCGCCCGACCATCCGGGTCGACAAGTGGCTCTGGCATGCGCGTTTCTTCAAGACGCGCACGCTCGCCGCTTCGGTCGTCTCGGCAGGGAAGGTGCGGGTAGACGGACAGCCCATCAGTAAACCGGCCCGCGCTGTCGGGCCGGACAACGTTCTGACCTTCCCCCAAGGTAAAGAGATTCGCGTCGTCCGCATTATTGCATGCGGTGAAAGACGCGGACCCGCGCCCGAAGCGCAAAGTTTGTACGAAGATAGAACCGTGTGGTCGGAAAAATCTCCCACGAACCCGAGTTTTGACGGGAAAGGTCGCCCTGGAAAGCGCGAGAGGCGGAACATGGCGTCGCACGGACAAATTGACGACCCATTCTCGCTTGAATGA
- a CDS encoding CarD family transcriptional regulator has protein sequence MTKAKKPEFSPEEYVVYPAHGVGQIVSIEKQEVAGFELELFVISFEKDKMTLRVPTHKATEVGMRSLSSPDVVAHAMKTLKGKAKVKKAMWSRRAQEYEQKINSGDLIAIAEVVRDLHRADDQREQSYSERQLYEAALERLTREIAAVGGNDEQSAAKEIDDVLMGRAA, from the coding sequence ATGACCAAAGCAAAGAAGCCTGAATTCAGCCCCGAAGAATACGTTGTCTATCCCGCTCACGGTGTGGGTCAGATCGTATCGATCGAGAAGCAGGAAGTCGCAGGCTTTGAACTCGAACTGTTCGTAATCTCGTTCGAGAAAGACAAGATGACCCTTCGCGTTCCGACCCACAAGGCGACCGAAGTCGGTATGCGCTCGCTGTCCTCGCCGGACGTCGTTGCGCACGCGATGAAGACCCTCAAGGGCAAGGCCAAGGTCAAAAAAGCCATGTGGTCGCGCCGCGCTCAGGAATACGAGCAGAAGATCAACTCGGGCGACCTGATCGCGATTGCCGAAGTGGTACGCGACCTGCACCGTGCTGACGACCAGCGCGAACAGTCGTACTCGGAGCGTCAGCTTTACGAGGCTGCTCTGGAGCGCCTGACCCGCGAGATCGCGGCCGTCGGCGGCAATGACGAGCAGTCGGCTGCCAAGGAAATTGACGACGTTCTGATGGGCCGCGCTGCCTGA
- the fdxA gene encoding ferredoxin FdxA, with protein MTYVVTENCIACKYTDCVEVCPVDCFYEGENTLVIHPDECIDCGVCEPECPADAIRPDTEPDMEKWVEFNRKYSEMWPVITAKKDPLPTAEEMDGKPGKMDIFSEKPGEGD; from the coding sequence ATGACCTATGTCGTTACGGAAAACTGCATTGCCTGCAAGTACACCGACTGCGTGGAAGTCTGTCCGGTAGACTGCTTCTACGAAGGTGAAAACACGCTCGTCATCCACCCCGACGAGTGCATCGACTGCGGCGTTTGCGAACCCGAATGCCCCGCCGACGCAATCCGTCCGGACACCGAGCCGGATATGGAGAAGTGGGTCGAGTTCAACCGCAAGTATTCGGAAATGTGGCCGGTCATCACCGCCAAGAAAGATCCGCTGCCGACCGCCGAAGAAATGGACGGTAAACCGGGCAAGATGGACATCTTCTCGGAAAAGCCGGGCGAAGGCGATTAA